In the Kribbella sp. NBC_00482 genome, one interval contains:
- a CDS encoding alpha-galactosidase has product MRTWTLRGTTTSYVIGVPDHGQWAQLVAWGPQDGLAPVAVVGTEHFVPRADVEPLEYSVRGVRYTAPVDLVVSSASGADEFRPVFVEAREGDGLELEFADVVRIVLHYRMVGDAVERWVSLRNDGPDEVVLHRHESAGFVVPGGNTVKYLWGEWNSEFQQASVTLPRGRFTIGSAQGITGHSYSPYLVVDGEVAYGVQLAWSGSWDMSADVDTTGLVRIQAGRTSSSLGITLKPGETWVSPKAVGTCSAEGPDGLARVFHEYERAASRKRVPKVLYNSWFATEFDLRADHQLELARRAAGIGVETFVVDDGWFVGRSDDTGGLGDWEVDPAKFPGGLDAFIGHLKDIGLDFGLWVEPESVSPSSQLAAEHPEWILRTPGRDPILIRNQLLLDLSRDDVADFIWTTLDRLLSTYDITYLKWDANRPRLDSGDQRRDLDGRVVANLYTILEKLRAQHPKVSVEGCAGGGARVDLAMASRVDTLWPSDNTAPLDRLRIQEGFRTGFAPHLMSSWVTDAEGTHDGRERSLDFRFHVAMAGVLGIGADLSRWTDDRLKTAARHIEQYKGFRELIAESKVYGLTGGVQYVGATRSVVFLWETGDGNVRGTLPTRPRRVPLAGLDPAKNYRVGNETYPGSYLLQVGVVFDDSADSHCLVVEHLD; this is encoded by the coding sequence GTGAGGACCTGGACCCTGCGCGGTACGACGACCTCGTACGTCATCGGCGTACCGGATCACGGTCAGTGGGCGCAGTTGGTTGCCTGGGGCCCGCAGGATGGTCTGGCGCCGGTTGCTGTTGTGGGCACGGAACACTTCGTTCCGCGCGCCGACGTGGAGCCGTTGGAGTACTCCGTTCGCGGCGTCCGCTACACCGCACCCGTCGACCTCGTTGTCTCTAGCGCGTCGGGAGCGGATGAGTTCCGGCCGGTGTTCGTCGAAGCGCGTGAGGGTGACGGGCTGGAGCTCGAGTTCGCGGACGTTGTCCGGATCGTTCTGCATTACCGGATGGTCGGGGATGCAGTGGAGCGGTGGGTGTCGCTTCGGAACGACGGACCTGATGAGGTCGTGCTGCATCGGCATGAATCGGCTGGGTTCGTCGTACCGGGTGGAAACACCGTCAAGTACCTGTGGGGTGAGTGGAACAGCGAGTTCCAGCAGGCTTCGGTCACCCTGCCCCGCGGGCGGTTCACGATCGGGAGTGCGCAGGGGATCACCGGGCACTCGTACTCGCCGTACCTCGTCGTCGACGGCGAGGTGGCGTACGGCGTACAGCTTGCGTGGTCGGGGTCGTGGGACATGTCGGCGGACGTGGACACGACCGGCCTGGTGCGGATCCAGGCGGGCCGGACGTCGTCGAGTCTCGGCATCACCCTGAAGCCCGGGGAGACGTGGGTGTCGCCTAAGGCCGTTGGTACCTGTAGCGCTGAGGGTCCGGACGGACTCGCGAGGGTGTTCCACGAGTACGAGCGGGCTGCGTCGAGAAAACGTGTTCCGAAGGTGTTGTACAACTCCTGGTTCGCGACCGAGTTCGACCTCCGCGCCGACCATCAGCTCGAACTGGCGCGGCGCGCGGCGGGGATCGGCGTCGAGACGTTCGTCGTGGACGACGGCTGGTTCGTCGGGCGGTCGGACGATACCGGCGGGCTGGGGGACTGGGAGGTCGATCCGGCCAAGTTCCCGGGCGGGCTGGACGCGTTCATCGGTCACCTGAAGGACATCGGGCTCGACTTCGGCCTGTGGGTCGAGCCGGAGTCGGTCAGCCCGTCGTCACAGTTGGCGGCCGAGCACCCCGAGTGGATTCTGCGTACGCCGGGGCGCGATCCGATCCTGATCCGCAATCAGCTCCTGCTCGATCTGAGCCGGGACGACGTAGCGGACTTCATCTGGACCACGCTGGATCGGCTGCTGTCGACGTACGACATCACCTACCTGAAGTGGGACGCCAATCGGCCGCGGTTGGACAGTGGCGACCAACGCCGGGACCTCGACGGTCGAGTGGTTGCCAACCTCTACACGATTCTCGAGAAGCTCAGAGCTCAGCACCCGAAGGTCTCCGTCGAAGGCTGTGCGGGTGGCGGGGCCCGCGTCGATCTGGCGATGGCCTCACGGGTCGACACGTTGTGGCCGAGTGACAACACGGCTCCGCTGGATCGGCTCAGGATTCAGGAAGGGTTCCGGACCGGGTTCGCGCCGCATCTGATGAGCTCCTGGGTCACCGACGCCGAGGGCACGCACGATGGTCGCGAGCGTTCGCTCGACTTCCGGTTCCATGTCGCGATGGCCGGCGTACTCGGGATCGGTGCGGATCTCTCGCGCTGGACCGACGATCGACTGAAGACGGCAGCACGCCACATCGAGCAGTACAAGGGCTTTCGGGAGTTGATTGCCGAGAGCAAGGTCTACGGACTGACGGGCGGCGTGCAGTACGTTGGCGCGACGCGGTCCGTGGTGTTCCTGTGGGAGACCGGCGACGGCAACGTGCGCGGCACGCTGCCGACCCGGCCGCGGCGGGTGCCGCTGGCCGGGCTCGATCCGGCGAAGAACTACCGGGTGGGCAACGAGACCTACCCGGGCAGCTATCTGCTGCAGGTCGGGGTCGTGTTCGACGACTCCGCCGACTCGCACTGCCTGGTCGTCGAGCATCTCGACTGA
- a CDS encoding carbohydrate ABC transporter permease — protein sequence MIRRVGYHVAMSVVSFLWVAPILWVIVISFRSFDDVAANGLGSLPHSFTFSTYKSAWEDADEFRALINSLLVTIPAVLLSLGLASVAAYGLARYSIPFRRTILLLMLMGNLLPPQILLIPISRFVELIGYYDTLIALIAVHVGFGLGFYTFVLHGFMRDLPREIQEAATIDGAGPGKIYSAVILPLTRPALAALGALSFTWIFNDLLWSITVIRSGEKMPVTPALLGLQGLFVSSWNVIAAGTVIAAVPTVAVFLRFQKHFVGGLAIGAVK from the coding sequence ATGATCCGGCGGGTGGGTTACCACGTCGCGATGAGCGTCGTCTCGTTCCTGTGGGTGGCACCGATCCTGTGGGTGATCGTGATCTCGTTCCGCAGCTTCGACGACGTCGCCGCGAACGGGCTCGGATCGCTGCCGCATTCGTTCACGTTCTCGACGTACAAGTCGGCGTGGGAGGACGCGGACGAGTTCCGGGCGCTGATCAACAGCCTGCTGGTGACGATCCCGGCCGTGCTCCTCAGTCTCGGGCTCGCGTCGGTCGCGGCGTACGGGCTCGCGCGGTACTCGATCCCGTTCCGTCGCACGATCCTGTTGCTGATGTTGATGGGGAACCTGTTGCCGCCGCAGATCCTGCTGATCCCGATCTCCCGGTTCGTGGAGCTGATCGGGTACTACGACACGCTGATCGCACTGATCGCAGTCCATGTCGGGTTCGGCCTCGGGTTCTACACCTTTGTGCTGCACGGGTTCATGCGCGATCTGCCGCGGGAGATCCAGGAGGCGGCGACGATCGACGGTGCCGGGCCGGGGAAGATCTACTCGGCCGTCATCCTGCCGCTGACCCGCCCGGCGCTAGCAGCGCTAGGGGCGCTGTCGTTCACGTGGATCTTCAACGATCTGCTGTGGTCGATCACGGTGATCCGCTCGGGCGAGAAGATGCCGGTCACGCCGGCGCTGCTGGGTCTGCAAGGCCTGTTCGTGTCGTCGTGGAACGTGATCGCGGCCGGCACGGTGATCGCCGCGGTGCCGACGGTCGCGGTGTTCCTCCGATTCCAGAAACACTTCGTCGGCGGGCTGGCGATCGGGGCGGTCAAGTGA
- a CDS encoding carbohydrate ABC transporter permease produces the protein MFWPALQGFWLALTSWDGLSAPRFVGFGNFSDMVSDPIFRTALKNTAIWLVLFGGLSVIGGFGMALLLQRERRGVGIYRAALFTPVVFSLVVTALIWRVFYQPDGLVDTVFRTVGLGNFIRPWLADPDTALYAVIVPALWRQIGYVMVLYLAGLKAVDPALYEAAKVDGASAWQRTRYVTIPQLKGVNSVVLSVIVIDSLRSFDIVWSMTKGGPYHSSELLSTYMYSTAFQSTQLGYASAIAVVIFLLALAVILGYLIRAFREES, from the coding sequence GTGTTTTGGCCTGCTTTGCAGGGGTTCTGGTTGGCGTTGACCAGTTGGGACGGGTTGTCGGCGCCTCGGTTCGTGGGGTTCGGGAACTTCTCCGACATGGTGTCCGACCCGATCTTTCGGACTGCGTTGAAGAACACCGCGATCTGGCTGGTGTTGTTCGGTGGGCTGAGTGTGATCGGCGGGTTCGGGATGGCGCTCCTGTTGCAGCGGGAGCGTCGCGGGGTCGGGATCTACCGGGCGGCACTGTTCACCCCGGTCGTGTTCTCGCTCGTCGTCACGGCGCTGATCTGGCGGGTGTTCTACCAGCCGGATGGACTTGTCGACACTGTGTTCCGAACCGTTGGCCTGGGCAACTTCATCCGACCGTGGCTAGCCGACCCGGACACCGCGCTGTACGCCGTGATCGTGCCGGCCCTGTGGCGCCAGATCGGGTACGTGATGGTGCTGTACCTGGCCGGCCTGAAAGCGGTCGATCCCGCGCTCTACGAGGCCGCGAAGGTCGACGGCGCCTCCGCCTGGCAACGCACGCGGTACGTCACGATCCCGCAGCTCAAGGGCGTCAACTCCGTCGTACTGTCGGTGATCGTCATCGACTCGCTGCGATCCTTCGACATCGTCTGGTCGATGACCAAGGGCGGGCCGTACCACTCGTCCGAGCTGCTCAGCACGTACATGTACTCGACCGCGTTCCAGTCCACGCAGCTCGGCTATGCGTCAGCGATCGCCGTGGTGATCTTCCTGCTCGCCCTGGCCGTGATCCTGGGCTATCTGATCCGCGCTTTCCGGGAGGAATCATGA
- a CDS encoding ABC transporter substrate-binding protein gives MTGLAADRRTFLKGLGVLGAATLVPGCATSTKSPGSGSAATGELSLQSNLSSEQAKGAMEKLVAAYNKTGGSQVKLNTVASEIFRTQLPTYLTSANPPDVYTWYAGSVADSYAKKDLLLDVSSVWDSMGNYSKAMQTLSTSSAGQKIFVPTSYYWWGMFYRKSNFAKWGVTPPKTWSEFVAVCKTIQGKGIPPIGIGLGDTPWVASAWFDYLNIRINGAPFHRELLAGQGNFTDPKVKAVFTKWREVLPYFDPKGKSFPFQEATSALLAGKTGMFLIGTFFADSAPKDALDDIDFFQFPIIDPAVPVAEEAPTDGYFASKKAQDPDGVKKFLTWLATPEAQNIYVQSSSGTAIPANPEGKSADTALVKKGKAMIEGAAELTQFFNRDSSDALQPTADAALTKFLDKPDQIDKILADWQAAAEKVFKA, from the coding sequence ATGACGGGTCTGGCAGCAGATCGGCGGACGTTCCTCAAGGGCCTCGGAGTACTCGGGGCGGCGACCCTGGTGCCCGGGTGCGCGACCTCGACCAAGAGTCCGGGCAGCGGCAGCGCGGCCACTGGTGAGCTCTCGCTGCAGTCGAACCTCTCCAGCGAGCAGGCCAAGGGCGCGATGGAGAAACTCGTTGCCGCGTACAACAAGACCGGCGGATCCCAGGTCAAGCTGAACACGGTCGCGTCGGAGATCTTCCGGACCCAGCTCCCGACGTACCTGACCTCGGCGAACCCGCCGGACGTCTACACCTGGTACGCCGGCTCGGTCGCGGACTCGTACGCGAAGAAGGACCTGCTGCTCGACGTGTCGAGCGTCTGGGACTCGATGGGCAACTACTCGAAGGCGATGCAGACGCTGTCCACGAGCAGCGCCGGGCAGAAGATCTTCGTGCCGACCAGCTACTACTGGTGGGGCATGTTCTACCGGAAGTCGAACTTCGCCAAGTGGGGCGTGACACCGCCGAAGACCTGGTCCGAGTTCGTCGCCGTGTGCAAGACCATTCAGGGCAAGGGGATTCCGCCGATCGGGATCGGGCTCGGCGACACCCCGTGGGTCGCATCGGCGTGGTTCGACTACCTGAACATCCGGATCAACGGCGCGCCGTTCCACCGGGAGTTGCTGGCCGGCCAAGGGAACTTCACCGACCCGAAGGTGAAGGCGGTCTTCACCAAGTGGCGTGAGGTGCTGCCGTACTTCGATCCGAAGGGGAAGTCGTTCCCGTTCCAGGAGGCGACGTCGGCGCTGCTCGCGGGCAAGACCGGGATGTTCCTGATCGGGACGTTCTTCGCGGACTCGGCGCCGAAGGACGCGCTGGACGACATCGACTTCTTCCAGTTCCCGATCATCGATCCGGCCGTACCGGTGGCCGAGGAGGCGCCGACGGACGGGTACTTCGCGTCGAAGAAGGCGCAGGATCCGGACGGGGTGAAGAAGTTCCTCACCTGGCTGGCGACGCCGGAAGCGCAGAACATCTATGTGCAAAGCTCCTCCGGCACGGCGATTCCGGCGAACCCGGAAGGCAAGTCGGCCGATACGGCGCTGGTGAAGAAGGGCAAGGCGATGATCGAAGGCGCCGCCGAGCTCACCCAGTTCTTCAACCGCGACTCGAGCGACGCCCTCCAGCCGACCGCCGACGCCGCCCTCACCAAGTTCCTCGACAAGCCCGACCAGATCGACAAGATCCTGGCCGACTGGCAGGCAGCCGCCGAGAAAGTCTTCAAGGCGTGA
- a CDS encoding SDR family NAD(P)-dependent oxidoreductase encodes MRLAGRVIVVTGAASGIGAACAERALTEGAQVVQVDVHPCKDMPGRAISVVGDVSSQDTWAEVRSRGRDELGPIDGLVSNAVVVDVKPAHELTPSSWQRQLDVNLTAAFLGFRALYDDLVAGAGSVVLVSSVHALTGLPGHPAYAATKGALVALGRQLAVEYGESIRVNTVLPGPVVTAMWDRVDAEGRARSAQATALKRLGQPDEVAQAVAFLLSHEASFVTATSLVVDGGWSATKDSA; translated from the coding sequence GTGCGGCTGGCTGGACGGGTGATCGTGGTGACCGGGGCTGCGTCGGGGATCGGTGCGGCCTGCGCCGAACGGGCGCTGACCGAGGGCGCGCAGGTCGTGCAGGTCGACGTACATCCCTGCAAGGACATGCCCGGCAGGGCGATCAGCGTCGTCGGCGACGTGTCGTCGCAGGACACCTGGGCGGAGGTCCGGTCCCGCGGCCGCGACGAGCTCGGCCCGATCGACGGCTTGGTCAGCAACGCGGTCGTCGTCGACGTGAAGCCGGCCCACGAGCTGACGCCGTCGTCCTGGCAACGGCAACTCGACGTCAACCTGACCGCCGCGTTCCTCGGTTTCCGTGCCTTGTACGACGACCTCGTCGCGGGCGCCGGCTCCGTCGTACTGGTGTCGTCGGTCCACGCGCTCACCGGCCTGCCCGGACATCCGGCGTACGCCGCGACGAAGGGCGCGCTCGTCGCACTCGGACGCCAACTCGCGGTCGAGTACGGCGAGTCGATCCGGGTGAACACTGTGCTCCCGGGCCCGGTCGTGACGGCGATGTGGGACCGGGTCGACGCCGAGGGACGCGCGCGGAGCGCCCAGGCGACGGCACTCAAGCGGCTCGGGCAGCCGGACGAGGTGGCACAGGCGGTGGCGTTCCTGCTGTCGCACGAGGCGTCGTTCGTCACCGCAACCAGCCTGGTGGTCGACGGCGGATGGTCCGCAACGAAGGACTCGGCGTGA
- a CDS encoding FadR/GntR family transcriptional regulator: protein MTGIQRGVSRGLHGQIVEVMAQRILSGQIAEGATINVTDLQADLGVSLTAVREALKVLTAKGLVDARQKRGTFVRPRSDWNLLDADMIRWHFSDADARPELLEELHEVRGIVEPAAARLAALRSDDADLVALDEALAAMESAGDNVAAAAADLAFHRALLAATGNELLTKMEVIMETGLADRDRLVHTVKPSDDPIPSHRLVVDAVRAHDPEGAELAMRELLAKAAEDLTEVRGSTRRRRR, encoded by the coding sequence GTGACGGGGATTCAGCGCGGGGTGTCGCGTGGATTGCACGGGCAGATCGTGGAGGTGATGGCACAGCGCATCCTGTCGGGACAGATCGCGGAGGGCGCGACCATCAACGTCACCGACCTGCAGGCCGACCTCGGCGTCAGCCTGACCGCCGTACGCGAGGCCTTGAAGGTGCTGACCGCGAAAGGTCTGGTCGACGCGCGGCAGAAACGCGGCACGTTCGTCCGGCCGCGCTCGGACTGGAACCTGCTCGACGCGGACATGATCCGCTGGCACTTCAGCGACGCCGACGCCCGGCCCGAGCTGCTCGAGGAGCTGCACGAGGTCCGCGGGATCGTCGAGCCGGCCGCCGCCCGGTTGGCCGCTCTGCGATCCGACGACGCGGACCTCGTGGCACTCGACGAGGCGCTCGCAGCGATGGAATCCGCTGGTGACAACGTCGCGGCGGCGGCCGCGGACCTCGCGTTCCATCGTGCGCTGCTCGCGGCAACGGGCAACGAACTGCTGACCAAGATGGAAGTGATCATGGAGACCGGGCTCGCCGACCGCGACCGGCTGGTGCACACGGTGAAGCCGTCGGACGATCCGATCCCGAGCCACCGACTGGTCGTGGACGCGGTCCGCGCGCACGACCCCGAGGGCGCCGAGCTCGCGATGCGGGAACTGCTCGCGAAGGCGGCCGAGGACCTCACCGAGGTCCGCGGATCGACCCGGCGGCGGCGCCGGTGA
- the dgoD gene encoding galactonate dehydratase, with protein MKIERIETFLVPPRWLFCRIETSDGVVGWGEPVVEGRAEVVRAAIDVLSEYLIGQDPLQIERHWQVLTKGGFYRGGPVLSSAVAGLDHALWDIAGKVYGAPVAALLGGRVRDRVRVYAWVGGDEPSAIGDSVAEQVAGGMTAVKMNASGQIQASPSVAEVNDIVNRLAAARAVLGDSRDVAIDLHGRVGVAAARRILHAVEDLQPMFVEEPVLPEQMAHLAEVVTTSTVPVALGERLYHRSDFMAPLNAGVAVVQPDVSHAGGISELRRIAVLADAHGAMLAPHCPLGPISLAASLQVSFATPNFLIQEQSRGIHYNVTSDLTSYVVDPAPFTWVNGHAEWNPLPGLGITVDEEAVRAADRTGHAWRNPVWTHEDGSFAEW; from the coding sequence GTGAAGATCGAGAGGATCGAGACGTTCCTGGTTCCGCCGCGCTGGCTGTTCTGCCGCATCGAGACGAGCGACGGTGTCGTCGGGTGGGGCGAGCCGGTCGTCGAAGGGCGCGCCGAGGTTGTCCGGGCCGCGATCGACGTACTGTCGGAGTACCTGATCGGCCAGGATCCGCTGCAGATCGAGCGGCACTGGCAAGTGTTGACGAAGGGCGGGTTCTACCGCGGCGGGCCGGTGCTCAGCAGCGCGGTCGCCGGACTCGACCATGCGCTGTGGGACATCGCCGGCAAGGTGTACGGCGCTCCCGTCGCCGCACTCCTCGGCGGGCGGGTCCGGGATCGGGTCCGCGTCTACGCGTGGGTCGGCGGGGACGAACCGTCCGCGATCGGTGACTCCGTCGCGGAGCAGGTCGCGGGCGGGATGACGGCCGTGAAAATGAACGCCAGCGGGCAGATCCAGGCCTCCCCGTCCGTTGCCGAGGTCAACGACATCGTCAACCGGCTCGCTGCCGCCCGTGCGGTCCTCGGGGATTCCCGGGACGTCGCCATCGACCTGCACGGACGGGTTGGCGTGGCCGCGGCGCGGCGGATCCTGCACGCCGTCGAGGACCTGCAGCCGATGTTCGTCGAGGAGCCGGTGCTGCCCGAGCAGATGGCACACCTGGCCGAGGTGGTCACGACGTCGACGGTGCCGGTTGCTCTCGGCGAGCGGCTGTACCACCGGTCCGACTTCATGGCCCCGTTGAACGCGGGCGTCGCAGTCGTGCAGCCCGACGTCTCGCACGCCGGCGGGATCTCCGAGCTACGACGCATCGCCGTACTCGCGGATGCGCATGGCGCAATGCTCGCGCCGCATTGTCCTCTCGGGCCGATCTCGTTGGCGGCTTCGTTGCAGGTGTCGTTCGCGACGCCGAACTTCCTGATCCAGGAGCAGAGCCGCGGCATCCACTACAACGTGACGAGCGACCTCACGTCGTACGTCGTGGATCCCGCGCCGTTCACCTGGGTCAACGGTCACGCGGAGTGGAATCCCCTGCCCGGCTTGGGAATCACGGTCGACGAGGAGGCCGTCCGCGCCGCGGACCGCACCGGCCACGCCTGGCGCAATCCGGTGTGGACCCACGAAGACGGCTCGTTCGCCGAATGGTGA
- a CDS encoding sialidase family protein codes for MPKLKALLTALALAALTIPVPAAQAAVTTTVLFDKGDAGFGCYRIPAIVKTKAGTLLAFAEARRAWCADSQEIDLVMRRSEDDGRTWSATQTVLSGTDTDPNAVATRGNPAPIVDYETGRIVLLSTMDPGTTSRPRTPYVQFSDDDGKTWSKAKNIGDQIDDPAWGWYATGPVHGIQLTRGAHAGRLVAGTNYDNGAGKNAGQLVYSDDHGETWHKGATDLRSDATPQEISVVEKVDGGVYAGARNNAGTSGASRMAAVSNDGGQTFSAPFATVAGLTTPVVQGSLQRLRAVDQGDKYNRLLFAAPADPDRRRYMTIRSSFDEGKTWQTVAEGTRITSDWSGYSDLAILDTGEIGLLYEGGTADARDQIRFARFTENDIGHPDAPLGTTTPDVSGLHNDSYLRGGTTAVAGKFGQARDLDGVDDAIQLPFAESLAVGADDFTAMAWIKYGASSTPQAIFWGYNINEFSQFWLRAEPADSRIRGLITTGGNTAAVQTTKAYNDNAWHHVALQRKAGTLSIWVDGTQAASVTAPAGSVSPGRPFKMYVGQRLDGAHHFDGSMDEVRIYKRALTATELNSIRTANSTSVPNAVLDLPLG; via the coding sequence ATGCCTAAGCTCAAAGCCCTGCTCACAGCGCTCGCTCTTGCAGCGCTCACCATCCCGGTTCCGGCGGCCCAAGCTGCCGTCACTACAACCGTGCTGTTCGACAAAGGGGATGCCGGATTCGGCTGCTATCGGATCCCCGCGATCGTGAAGACCAAGGCCGGCACGCTGCTCGCGTTCGCCGAGGCCCGCCGCGCGTGGTGCGCGGACTCCCAGGAGATCGACCTCGTGATGCGCCGCTCCGAGGACGACGGCCGCACCTGGTCGGCGACCCAGACGGTTCTCTCCGGCACCGACACTGACCCGAACGCGGTCGCCACCCGCGGCAACCCGGCTCCGATCGTCGACTACGAGACCGGACGGATCGTGCTGCTGAGCACGATGGACCCCGGTACGACGAGCCGCCCGCGGACGCCGTACGTCCAGTTCAGTGATGACGACGGGAAGACGTGGAGCAAGGCGAAGAACATCGGCGACCAGATCGACGACCCTGCCTGGGGCTGGTACGCGACCGGGCCTGTGCACGGCATCCAGCTCACCCGCGGCGCCCACGCCGGCCGCCTGGTCGCGGGCACCAACTACGACAACGGCGCCGGCAAGAACGCGGGTCAGCTCGTCTACAGCGACGACCACGGCGAGACGTGGCACAAGGGCGCGACCGACCTCCGCTCGGACGCCACCCCGCAGGAGATCAGCGTCGTCGAGAAGGTCGACGGCGGTGTGTACGCCGGTGCGCGCAACAACGCCGGTACGTCGGGCGCGAGCCGGATGGCCGCGGTCAGTAACGACGGCGGTCAAACGTTTTCCGCGCCGTTCGCGACTGTCGCCGGACTGACAACGCCCGTCGTCCAAGGTTCGCTGCAACGACTGCGAGCGGTGGATCAAGGCGACAAGTACAACCGCCTTCTGTTCGCGGCGCCGGCGGATCCCGATCGGCGCAGGTACATGACGATCCGGTCGAGCTTCGACGAGGGCAAGACCTGGCAGACTGTGGCTGAGGGCACCAGGATCACCAGCGACTGGTCGGGCTACTCCGACCTGGCGATCCTCGACACCGGCGAGATCGGCCTGCTGTACGAAGGCGGAACGGCCGACGCCCGCGACCAGATCCGCTTCGCCCGCTTCACCGAGAACGACATCGGTCACCCCGACGCACCGCTCGGCACTACGACTCCCGATGTCTCCGGCCTGCACAACGACAGCTACCTGCGCGGCGGCACCACGGCCGTCGCCGGCAAGTTCGGCCAGGCGCGAGATCTCGACGGCGTAGATGACGCGATCCAGCTCCCGTTCGCCGAATCGCTCGCGGTCGGCGCGGATGACTTCACCGCGATGGCGTGGATCAAGTACGGCGCCAGCTCGACGCCGCAGGCCATCTTCTGGGGCTACAACATCAACGAGTTCTCGCAGTTCTGGCTCCGCGCCGAGCCCGCAGACAGTCGCATCCGCGGCCTGATCACCACCGGCGGAAACACGGCAGCCGTCCAGACGACGAAGGCCTACAACGACAACGCCTGGCACCACGTCGCCCTGCAACGCAAGGCCGGCACCCTCTCGATCTGGGTCGACGGTACTCAGGCTGCGAGTGTCACGGCCCCAGCCGGATCGGTCAGCCCCGGCCGTCCCTTCAAGATGTACGTCGGGCAACGCCTCGACGGCGCGCACCACTTCGACGGCTCGATGGATGAGGTCCGCATCTACAAACGTGCCCTGACCGCGACCGAACTCAACAGCATCCGCACCGCGAACAGCACGTCGGTGCCCAACGCCGTACTCGATCTGCCGCTCGGCTGA
- a CDS encoding bifunctional 4-hydroxy-2-oxoglutarate aldolase/2-dehydro-3-deoxy-phosphogluconate aldolase: protein MDLLAELRSRKLLAIIRADGADTAFACVQTLVEAGITALEVSLTTPGGVEAIAKARAQYDPDILIGAGTVVTALQADEVAAANADFAVTPAITRGAHRSVELGLPLLCGALTPTEVVAAMELGATAVKIFPAKVHGPGYLSDLRAPLPDVPLIAVGGIDAVSAPKYLAAGALAVGVSSPLLGDAGTGGSLSELAIRAGTFRTALNI from the coding sequence ATGGATCTGCTTGCCGAACTCCGGAGCCGGAAACTGCTCGCGATCATCCGCGCCGACGGGGCGGACACCGCCTTCGCCTGCGTCCAGACCCTCGTCGAAGCCGGCATCACGGCGCTCGAGGTCTCGCTCACCACGCCCGGCGGCGTCGAGGCGATCGCCAAGGCGCGCGCGCAGTACGACCCGGACATCCTGATCGGCGCCGGCACCGTCGTCACCGCTCTTCAGGCCGACGAGGTGGCCGCCGCGAACGCCGACTTCGCCGTCACCCCCGCGATCACCCGCGGCGCCCACCGCTCGGTCGAGCTCGGCCTGCCGCTGCTGTGCGGCGCCCTCACGCCCACCGAGGTGGTCGCCGCCATGGAACTCGGCGCCACCGCCGTCAAGATCTTCCCCGCCAAGGTCCACGGCCCCGGCTACCTCTCCGATCTCCGAGCACCCCTCCCCGACGTACCGCTCATCGCGGTCGGCGGCATCGACGCGGTATCCGCCCCGAAGTACCTCGCCGCCGGCGCTCTCGCGGTCGGCGTCAGCTCCCCCCTCCTCGGCGACGCCGGCACCGGCGGCTCCCTGTCCGAACTAGCAATCCGCGCCGGCACCTTCCGCACAGCCCTCAACATCTAA